Proteins encoded together in one Lathyrus oleraceus cultivar Zhongwan6 chromosome 5, CAAS_Psat_ZW6_1.0, whole genome shotgun sequence window:
- the LOC127082508 gene encoding transcription factor VOZ1-like, whose product MTGHFQTKLARKPQLLTAKSPWNAPKLFDLSVLGGETISELLFFDKPRRAVESGNKKQRSLPDYNGRGWHESRKQVINEFGGLKRSYYMDPQPLNHFEWHLYEYEISKCDVCALYHLELKLVDGKKNSKAKVANDLQKQMVKLPAECPPDNKRPAKGRAKINAKVGLGAVYPASHRVIPLNGTYEYGLAAPYDYHN is encoded by the coding sequence ATGACAGGCCACTTCCAGACCAAACTTGCAAGGAAGCCACAACTATTAACTGCTAAGTCTCCATGGAATGCACCTAAGCTCTTTGATCTTTCTGTTCTTGGGGGTGAGACTATTAGTGAATTGCTTTTCTTTGATAAGCCTAGAAGAGCCGTTGAAAGTGGGAACAAAAAGCAGAGGTCATTGCCAGATTACAATGGGCGTGGTTGGCATGAATCTAGAAAGCAAGTTATCAATGAATTTGGAGGTCTGAAGAGATCCTATTATATGGATCCACAACCACTGAACCATTTCGAATGGCACCTTTACGAATATGAGATTAGCAAGTGTGATGTATGTGCCTTATACCATTTAGAACTAAAGCTTGTTGATGGGAAGAAGAACTCCAAGGCAAAAGTAGCAAATGATTTGCAGAAACAGATGGTAAAGCTCCCTGCTGAGTGTCCACCTGATAACAAAAGGCCGGCTAAAGGCAGAGCCAAGATTAATGCTAAAGTTGGCCTGGGAGCTGTCTATCCAGCATCGCACAGAGTGATCCCTCTAAATGGAACATACGAATACGGGTTAGCTGCACCATATGACTATCATAACTGA